In Helianthus annuus cultivar XRQ/B chromosome 8, HanXRQr2.0-SUNRISE, whole genome shotgun sequence, a single genomic region encodes these proteins:
- the LOC110873319 gene encoding signal recognition particle 54 kDa protein, chloroplastic → MESLTFSTVSSRHFSTTFPRKTTSSLTSSTSPHALSFRSSNSSSSSRELWGIVNSQRVVTGRRERRGLIIRAEMFGQLTSGLESAWNKLKGEEVLTKENIVEPMRDIRRALLEADVSLPVVRRFVQAVSEQAVGVGVIRGVKPDQQLVKIVSDELVKLMGGEVSELTFAKSPPTVILLAGLQGVGKTTVSAKLALYLKKQGKSCMLIAGDVYRPAAIDQLVILGKQVDVPVYTAGTDVKPAEIARQGLQEAKKKNVDVVIMDTAGRLQIDKTMMDELKDVKRTLNPTEVLLVVDAMTGQEAAALVTTFNLEIGITGAILTKLDGDSRGGAALSVKEVSGKPIKLVGRGERMEDLEPFYPDRMAGRILGMGDVLSFVEKAQEVMKQEDAEDLQQKIMSAKFDFNDFLKQTRAVAQMGSMSRVLGMIPGMGKVTPAQIREAEKSLQIMEAMIEVMTPEEREKPELLAESPARRKRIAKESGKTEQQVSQLVAQLFQMRVRMKNLMGVMQGGSVPALSNLEEAMQAEQKAPPGTARRKRRSDSRKQFAGSSGRPNPRGFGGGN, encoded by the exons ATGGAGTCCTTAACTTTCTCCACAGTTTCTTCCCGCCATTTCTCCACTACTTTCCCCAGAAAAACGACGTCGTCTCTCACTTCTTCAACTTCCCCACACGCACTCTCGTTCCGGTCCTCCAATTCATCGTCTTCTTCG AGGGAGCTATGGGGAATTGTGAATTCGCAAAGGGTAGTTACGGGCAGAAGAGAGAGACGTGGACTTATAATTAGGGCAGAGATGTTCGGGCAGTTAACCAGTGGGCTCGAATCCGCTTGGAACAAACTCAAGGGCGAAG AGGTGCTAACGAAGGAGAACATCGTGGAACCCATGAGGGACATTAGGAGAGCTCTTTTAGAAGCAGAT GTTAGTCTTCCTGTTGTAAGAAGGTTTGTTCAAGCTGTAAGTGAACAAGCTGTTGGCGTTGGTGTGATTCGAGGAGTCAAACCTGATCAACAATTGGTcaaa ATTGTAAGTGATGAACTGGTGAAGTTAATGGGAGGTGAAGTTTCTGAACTGACCTTCGCAAAATCGCCCCCCACAGTAATCTTACTGGCTGGCCTTCAAGGTGTCGGGAAGACTACTGTTAGTGCAAAGTTAGCTTTGTACCTCAAGAAACAG GGAAAGAGTTGCATGCTAATTGCCGGAGATGTGTATAGACCGGCTGCGATCGATCAACTTGTTATTTTGGGTAAACAG GTTGATGTTCCCGTGTATACAGCGGGAACCGATGTGAAACCAGCAGAAATAGCTAGGCAAGGTCTTCAAGAGGCTAAAAAGAAGAACGTTGACGTTGTTATTATGGATACAGCAGGAAGGCTTCAG ATAGACAAAACTATGATGGATGAATTAAAAGACGTGAAGCGAACGTTAAATCCCACAGAAGTTTTGCTTGTTGTAGATGCAATGACGGGTCAAGAAGCTGCAG CCTTGGTGACCACTTTCAATCTAGAAATCGGGATTACCGGAGCAATTCTAACTAAACTAGATGGAGATTCAAGAGGTGGAGCCGCTTTGAGTGTTAAAGAG GTATCAGGAAAACCGATAAAGCTTGTAGGACGTGGAGAACGAATGGAAGATCTTGAACCATTTTATCCCGATCGAATGGCGGGACGTATTTTGGGAATGGGAGACGTTCTTTCGTTTGTGGAAAAGGCACAAGAAGTT ATGAAACAAGAAGATGCTGAAGATTTGCAGCAAAAGATCATGAGTGCAAAATTCGACTTCAACGACTTTTTAAAGCAAACTCGCGCTGTTGCGCAAATGGGTTCTATGTCGCGTGTTCTTGGAATGATTCCGGGAATGGGAAAAGTTACGCCCGCGCAAATTCGGGAAGCGGAAAAGAGTTTACAAATAATGGAAGCGATGATTGAAGTCATGACTCCAG AGGAAAGGGAAAAGCCTGAGCTGCTAGCGGAATCGCCAGCGAGGAGAAAGCGAATCGCTAAAGAATCTGGAAAAACCGAGCAACAA GTGAGCCAACTTGTTGCACAACTTTTTCAAATGCGCGTTCGGATGAAGAATTTGATGGGTGTGATGCAAGGTGGGTCTGTTCCTGCACTCAGCAACCTTGAAGAAGCAATGCAAGCTGAACAAAAG GCACCACCGGGTACTGCCAGAAGGAAGAGAAGATCAGATTCGAGGAAACAATTTGCAGGGTCGTCGGGGCGGCCAAACCCTCGCGGGTTTGGTGGCGGGAACTGA
- the LOC110873320 gene encoding uncharacterized protein At3g28850 — MGCVSSKHIKKDLKKETILNGARSSYTNHVVSLTSSTYGALKLDKDAVVVVQPTPPVAVQKSENSPARKSTNGPTEVINAWELMEDLEDEPKGAESGPGKKSPKLRRGLGEIDVKTTPMKVVVNPIGSSPKVSKRFTGKENKKASTLPPNLRISKKGGCESPVDSGLNSARRKNLGLLFDPDRVDPNAKKKVQENKENKKVGLGTPTSQKARNSVESTAMLAVFEKKSPPGGENAVVIYTTTLRGIRKTFEECNIVRGIIESHQVRIIERDVSMDSGFKEELRALLGKKEVKVPVVLIKGRLIGGSEEIMKLEEEGKLGILLDGIPTKAEAGCKGCCGVRFVMCTVCNGSCKLIGGDGRRSVKCLECNENGLVQCPFCC; from the coding sequence ATGGGTTGCGTATCTTCCAAACACATCAAAAAAGATCTCAAGAAAGAGACCATTCTTAATGGCGCCAGATCATCCTACACCAACCATGTTGTTTCCTTAACTTCCTCAACCTACGGTGCTCTCAAACTCGACAAAgatgctgttgttgttgttcaacCGACACCGCCCGTTGCGGTTCAAAAGAGCGAGAACTCTCCAGCCCGAAAATCGACCAACGGGCCGACCGAGGTTATTAATGCGTGGGAGCTTATGGAAGATCTTGAAGATGAACCGAAAGGGGCCGAATCGGGCCCGGGGAAGAAAAGCCCTAAATTAAGAAGAGGGTTGGGAGAAATCGATGTGAAGACGACGCCGATGAAGGTTGTTGTGAATCCGATTGGGTCGTCTCCGAAAGTGTCGAAGAGGTTTACGGGGAAGGAGAATAAGAAGGCGTCGACATTGCCCCCGAATTTGAGGATATCGAAAAAGGGTGGGTGTGAATCACCGGTGGATTCGGGGTTGAATTCGGCCCGAAGGAAGAATCTCGGGCTGTTGTTTGACCCGGATCGGGTTGACCCGAATGCGAAAAAGAAGGTTCAAGAGAATAAAGAGAACAAGAAAGTGGGTTTAGGGACACCCACTAGTCAAAAGGCGAGAAACTCGGTCGAATCGACCGCGATGCTCGCGGTTTTCGAGAAAAAATCCCCGCCAGGCGGGGAAAACGCGGTGGTGATTTACACCACCACGTTGAGGGGAATCCGTAAGACGTTCGAGGAGTGTAACATTGTCCGTGGGATAATCGAATCGCACCAAGTTCGAATAATCGAACGTGACGTTTCGATGGATTCGGGGTTTAAGGAAGAGTTAAGGGCATTATTGGGAAAAAAAGAAGTTAAGGTTCCTGTGGTGTTGATTAAGGGGAGGTTAATTGGTGGATCAGAGGAAATAATGAAGTTAGAGGAGGAGGGTAAATTGGGTATTTTACTTGATGGGATACCGACGAAGGCGGAGGCGGGTTGCAAAGGGTGTTGCGGAGTGCGCTTTGTGATGTGTACGGTGTGCAATGGGAGTTGTAAGCTGATAGGTGGTGATGGGAGGAGGAGTGTCAAGTGTTTAGAATGCAATGAGAATGGGTTAGTTCAATGCCCATTTTGTTGTTAA